GTCGATGATCATGGTCTCGTTGCGGCGCAGCCTGCTCAGCGGGGAGAGGGAATGGCCGCGGCGGACAAAGAGCTTGCTGACAAACCAGTCGCCGGAGCGGTGCCTGTCCATCGCGATGTCCTCGATGGTGGCGTCCCCGCTGCCGTCGGCGAGTGTCACGCGCCGGTCGAACATCTCGGCGACCACGAGGGTTTCGGCGCCGCGCTGTTCGAAGCGGCGCAGGTTCACCAGCCCGGTACAGATGATCTGGGTCTGGTCGATCGATGTGATCCGGGTCATCGGCACGAAAACCCGTTTCTTCCCGGGGACCTCGACGACGATGCCCACCACGTGCGGGGCGCCCCGTGTGCCGCGGGAGAGCACGACGACGTCGCGCAGCCTGCCGAGACGGTCGCCCAGTGGGTCAAAGACGTCGAGTCCGAGGAGGCGCGCAACAAACACCCGCGATAGATTTGTGCTCACCACTACAGGCTACCGAGTCCGCTCTCTTTTAGCTGAATTTACAGCCGGTGCCCAGCCGGATAGGTAAGAATGGTCGTATGTCAAACATTTTTGGTGCTCCCAGGGCTGGCGCCCCCAACGGCCCGGACGAGGCCCGCAGTGTCCCCAAGGGCGACACCGTTGGTTCCTACAACTCCTACCTGGATGCCCAGAAGGCGGTGGACTACCTCGCGGACCAGCAGTTTCCGGTGCAGATGGTCTCGATCGTCGGCAACGACCTGAAGATGGTCGAGCGGGTCACCGGCAGGCTGACCTACCCCCGGGTGGCCCTGTCGGGCGCTCTGAGTGGCATGTGGTTCGGCCTGTTCGTCGGCATCATGCTCTCGTTCTTCTCCACGACCGACGGCGCCTTCTCGATCATGACGTCGGTGCTCATGGGCGCGGCGTTCTTTATGCTGTTCGGCATCGTCACCTATGCCATGCAGCGCGGCAAGCGCGACTTCACCTCCACCAGCCAGGTGGTGGCGACCAACTATGACGTCGTCGTTTCCTTTGAGGCGGCGAACGAAGCGAGGCGGCTGCTGCACCAGCTTCCGATGACACAGCATGACGCCACCGCGTCCGCCGGAACGGCCGGCTTCACCCAGCGCGACTACCAGCACCAGCCGTACCAGCCCGGCCAGCCGGGCCAGGAGGGCCACGCGCCGCAGCGTCCCGCAGGCTGGAGCGACCCGTACGGCCAGAGGAACCCCGAGGCCGGGCAGCAGCCCGGCGGACAGCCCGCCGAAGCGCAGCAGCCCGGCCACCAGCAGCCCGGCCACCAGCCGGCCGCAGGCCAGCACGCAGAGCCCGCCCAGCAGGCAGACCACCGGGGGCCCGCTGAGGGTGAGCCGGCGCCGGAAGAGCCCACGAAGCCTGCCGGGTTCGCCTATCCGGACCTGCCGGACGGCCGCCCACAGTACGGGGTCCGCGTCACCGATGCGCCCAAGCAGGAACCCGGCCAGGACGGACCGCAGCACTAGCAACGCAGAAGGCCTCCGCCCGGAAATGATCCGGGCGGAGGCCTTTTTCGTGTCCGCGTCGCCGTGCCAGCTTCTTCTTGCAGTCGCGCGTCAGCCGGCCGGTGGGGACCTACGCCGTCTGGCCTTCCGCTTCCTGGTAGATGCCCGCCATCCAGGACTCGACGTCGTCGGCCTTGCGGGGCAGGGCCGCGCTGAGGTTGACCGGACCGTCGGCGGTCATGAGGATGTCGTCCTCGATGCGGACGCCGATTCCGCGGTACTCCGCCGGAATGGCGAGGTCCTCGTCTTTGAAGTACAGCCCGGGTTCGATCGTGAAGACCATGCCCGGGGTGAGGACACCATCGAGGTACAGTTCGCGCTTGGCCTGGGCGCAGTCGTGCACGTCGAGGCCGAGGTGGTGGCTGGTGCCGTGCGGCATCCAGCGGCGGTGCTGCTGGCCCTCCGCGCTGATGGCTTCCTCGACGGAGACCGGCAGCAGGCCCCAGTCGGCCAGCCGTTCCGCCAGTACGGTGGTTGCGGCCGTGTGGATGTCGCGGAATTTGGTGCCGGGCTGCGCGGCGGCGAAACCGGCGTCGGCGGCGTCCAGCACGGCCTCGTAGACCTTGCGCTGGATGTCGGAAAACGTGCCGTTGGCCGGCAGGGTGCGCGTGATGTCCGCGGTGTAGAGCGAATCCGCCTCGACCCCGGCGTCGAGGAGCAGCAGTTCCCCGGCGGTGACCTTTCCGGTGTTCCGGGTCCAGTGCAGCACGGTGGCGTTGTTGCCGGAGGCCGCGATGGTGTCGTAGCCGAGCTCGTTGCCTTCCTCCCTGGCCCGGGCGAAGAACGCGCCTTCGACGACGCGCTCGCCGCGCTGGTGGGTCAGTGCCCGCGGCAGTGACTTGACCACCTCGGTGAAGCCCTGCACGGTGGCGGCGACGGCGGTCTTCATCTGCTCGACTTCCCACTCGTCCTTGAGCAGGCGAAGTTCGGAGAGGGCCTCCGTGAGCTTCTCGTCGAGGGCATCGAGGATCCCGAGGTCCAGGTTGTCCGGGTCCTTGGCGGTGTTGTAGCGGGCGGTGTCCACAAGGGCGTCGATGTTCTCGTCCACCTTGCGCACCAGCCGGATGGAGATCCCGCCGATTTCGGGGGCGCCCACGTTCTTGGTGATGCCGAGTTCGAGCTCGCTGATGTCTGCGGTGTCCAGGCCGAGGCGGGCCTTGAACTCAGCCAGGGTGGGGCGGGCGCCGATCCAGAA
This DNA window, taken from Pseudarthrobacter sp. ATCC 49987, encodes the following:
- a CDS encoding general stress protein encodes the protein MSNIFGAPRAGAPNGPDEARSVPKGDTVGSYNSYLDAQKAVDYLADQQFPVQMVSIVGNDLKMVERVTGRLTYPRVALSGALSGMWFGLFVGIMLSFFSTTDGAFSIMTSVLMGAAFFMLFGIVTYAMQRGKRDFTSTSQVVATNYDVVVSFEAANEARRLLHQLPMTQHDATASAGTAGFTQRDYQHQPYQPGQPGQEGHAPQRPAGWSDPYGQRNPEAGQQPGGQPAEAQQPGHQQPGHQPAAGQHAEPAQQADHRGPAEGEPAPEEPTKPAGFAYPDLPDGRPQYGVRVTDAPKQEPGQDGPQH
- a CDS encoding aminopeptidase P family protein, producing the protein MKDADNTQVSASQPLDERVNNRSQRPSSDAFKAFMASNWAPAPEQLPERDAVAGHAAARRRAISEQFKGERLVIPAGPLKVRSNDCDYRFRPHSGFAHLTGLGLDHEPDAVLILEPVEAGKGDDGGHHHATLYFRPLAGRDTEQFYADSRSGEFWIGARPTLAEFKARLGLDTADISELELGITKNVGAPEIGGISIRLVRKVDENIDALVDTARYNTAKDPDNLDLGILDALDEKLTEALSELRLLKDEWEVEQMKTAVAATVQGFTEVVKSLPRALTHQRGERVVEGAFFARAREEGNELGYDTIAASGNNATVLHWTRNTGKVTAGELLLLDAGVEADSLYTADITRTLPANGTFSDIQRKVYEAVLDAADAGFAAAQPGTKFRDIHTAATTVLAERLADWGLLPVSVEEAISAEGQQHRRWMPHGTSHHLGLDVHDCAQAKRELYLDGVLTPGMVFTIEPGLYFKDEDLAIPAEYRGIGVRIEDDILMTADGPVNLSAALPRKADDVESWMAGIYQEAEGQTA